From the genome of Solanum stenotomum isolate F172 chromosome 5, ASM1918654v1, whole genome shotgun sequence:
TACTCTAGGTACAATGATTTCTTGGAGTCTTGTAGTAAAACTTACTTAAATGAAACGATACGGACAATGAGGATTAGTGTAGCTGACCCTAACTTGCTTGGAATTGAGGCGTATGTTGTTGTAACAGTAGTATTCTAGCCTTCATTGAGAAGTTGTTTGATTTTTGAACTTGTTCAGTAAATGTGTTGTAATTCAATATCTGAGCAGGGGTCGGCAAGCAGAATATGATGGCTGAAGATATACTTAGATATGGAAATGTAAACATTTCAGCAGAAGTATTCACATTCCGCGAGTTAGCTCATGCGACAGACAACTTCAATCCTGAGTTTCTAGTTGGTGAAGGAGGATTTGGGAGGGTCTATAAGGGACACCTCAAAAGAACTGATCAAGTATATCCTTATTTTTGTGTTAATCGTCAAAAACACATCTGAACTATTGCATTTTCGTGAGCTTCATACCCCAACTATCAATTGTTCCCTTTTCCTATATGAACGAAAAGAAAACAGTTGATAGTTGGGGTGTGAAACTCGCAAAAAAGTGAGAGTTCAGATGTATTTTTTACCatgatttcttcttttattgtGGTTATTAACTACTAGTAATAGAACACCTTTTTTCAGTTTGTTCATCAAATGAGTTTTTTGTCTCCAGGTTGTTGCTGTCAAACAACTTGACAGGAATGGGGTTCAAGGAAACAGAGAATTTCTTGCAGAAGTCTTGAATCTAAGTCTCATTAATCATCCGAATCTTGTCAATTTGATAGGATATTGTGCTGATGGCAACCAGAGAATTCTCGTCTACGAATTCATGCAGAATGGATCTTTAGAAGATCATCTTCTTGGTATGAACAGCTTAATTCGTATTGTCCTTACTCCATTGAGCTGAACTTAAAGAGTGTACTAGTAAAGTGCTCTATGAACACTTTGGTATTTTGTATAATACTTACTAATTCATATGCTAACTCAGATTTTCCATCAAATAAGAAGCCATTGGATTGGCATACCAGAATGAAGATAGCTAAAGGCGCAGCGCAAGGGCTAGAATACTTGCATGATATTGCCAATCCTCCCATAATCTATCGCGATTTCAAAGCATCCAACATATTATTAGATGAGTGTCTTATTCCTAAGCTCTCAGATTTTGGGCTTGCTAAGTTAGGTCCAGCGGAAGGCGAGGATCATGTTTCTACAAGGGTTATGGGGACCTATGGATACTGTGCACCAGAGTATGCTATGACAGAACAGTTGACATCAAGATCTGATGTATATAGTTTTGGAGTTGTTCTGTTGGAACTTATTTCAGGGAGAAGAGCTATTGATAATACAAGACCACCAGAAGAGCAAAACTTGATTTCTTGGGTTAGTTAATGAAGTTGCTACCtctttcatatttaatattttgtcaTCTTTATAGTTAGTTTCCCATACATAAAATGAGGCAACACCCTTTTTTTCAGGCCAAACCACTTTTTAAAGATAAGAACATGCTCACTGAAATGGCTGATCCGTTGCTCGGAGGAAATTACCCTGTAATGGAACTTCATCAAGCTCTTGCTATTGCAAATATGTGTATCCAAGACGAAGCCTACACGAGACCTTTGATTAGTGATGTTGTTACAGCTCTTGAGTACTTAGCCATGCCAAGAGATGATGAAGTCACAATTAGCAAGACAGAAGTAGAGTATAGTGCTGATGAGTTGTGTCTAAAGGACTTAACAACAGAAACTAATTGTGTCTCATAAGATGAAGCAACTCTTTTTTGTCCTGATTTTACCATTTTTCTCTCCAGCCAAGAAAGGCAGAAAAAAAGATGGCTTTTTTAGGTTATTGCTGATTGTAGACTTCTCTA
Proteins encoded in this window:
- the LOC125864984 gene encoding probable serine/threonine-protein kinase PBL23 translates to MRKTHLKSSRSSVYETRTTSKYDDSEGLATMLRSATMHPGVGKQNMMAEDILRYGNVNISAEVFTFRELAHATDNFNPEFLVGEGGFGRVYKGHLKRTDQVVAVKQLDRNGVQGNREFLAEVLNLSLINHPNLVNLIGYCADGNQRILVYEFMQNGSLEDHLLDFPSNKKPLDWHTRMKIAKGAAQGLEYLHDIANPPIIYRDFKASNILLDECLIPKLSDFGLAKLGPAEGEDHVSTRVMGTYGYCAPEYAMTEQLTSRSDVYSFGVVLLELISGRRAIDNTRPPEEQNLISWAKPLFKDKNMLTEMADPLLGGNYPVMELHQALAIANMCIQDEAYTRPLISDVVTALEYLAMPRDDEVTISKTEVEYSADELCLKDLTTETNCVS